The Capsicum annuum cultivar UCD-10X-F1 chromosome 1, UCD10Xv1.1, whole genome shotgun sequence sequence NNNNNNNNNNNNNNNNNNNNNNNNNNNNNNNNNNNNNNNNNNNNNNNNNNNNNNNNNNNNNNNNNNNNNNNNNNNNNNNNNNNNNNNNNNNNNNNNNNNNNNNNNNNNNNNNNNNNNNNNNNNNNNNNNNNNNNNNNNNNNNNNNNNNNNNNNNNNNNNNNNNNNNNNNNNNNNNNNNNNNNNNNNNNNNNNNNNNNNNNNNNNNNNNNNNNNNNNNNNNNNNNNNNNNNNNNNNNNNNNNNNNNNNNNNNNNNNNNNNNNNNNNNNNNNNNNNNNNNNNNNNNNNNNNNNNNNNNNNNNNNNNNNNNNNNNNNNNNNNNNNNNNNNNNNNNNNNNNNNNNNNNNNNNNNNNNNNNNNNNNNNNNNNNNNNNNNNNNNNNNNNNNNNNNNNNNNNNNNNNNNNNNNCATATGATAGTTGATGGTGGTAGCTCGGGTAGGAAAATGGAAGAACTGATAGTTAGGGTGTAAAACTCGCGATAAAGCGATAGTTCAGGTGTGCTTTTAACCTTAACTCTGAAGCAAACAACAAGTGTTACAtgaaaatgtagcacatatactAGTAGTACACGATGTAGTTATTTTAAAATTCTGGCTCCATCACTGGTGATAGTCTGCGCGAGGGCGTAACTTTGGTATATTTGAAGTCATATTTAGGTACATTTGCATTTTTTAAGGATTTTACTTTTGACAAAAATGTGCAGTTTACTGAGGTATGTTACAAGGTGGTTATCAAAGGAGTAACATCAACAAGAGAGAAGGAAATTTTGACAGGAATCAGTGGTTCCGTTGATCCAGGAGAAGTTTTGGCAATGATGGGACCTTCCGGGAGCGGAAAGACGACGCTTCTCAGCTTGCTTGGAGGAAGGATAAAAGAGCCAACAGGAGGATCAATCACTTACAATGAACAACCGTATTCGAAGCATTTGAAGAGCAGGTGATTGATCACACTCCAGAATGTACCAGGCGGCCTGTTATGTTGCTCacactcttcaaaaatgtcgacTGGAGCGCTGTTGGATGCTCCAGAATTAGTGCATTTTTTGGAGTATCTAACATAGGCGCAACAATATTTTTGGAGCGTTTGAGCAACATATAGCCTACATTCACCTATGTTGCTCAGACTATCGAAAAATATTGACTGGTGTGGCCTTGGATCCTCCTGAATTAGTGCATTTTTTGGAGTATCTAACATAGGCGCGACAGTATTTTTGGAGAGTTTGAGCAACATAGCCTACGTTCACCGAGTGGTTATGTTGCTCAGtctcttcaaaaatgtcgacTGGTGTGCTGTTGGATCCTCCAGAATTAGTGCATTTTTTGGAGTATCTAACATAGGCGCGACAACATTTTGGAGAGTTTGAGCGACATAGCCTACATTCACCGTTATGTTGCTCAGACTATTGAAAAATGTCAGTTGGTGTGTTGTTGGATCCCCCTAGTGCATTTTTTAGGAGAATCCAGCATAGGCGTGACAACATTTTTGGTGAGTTTGAGCAACGTAACCAACATTCACCAAGCGGTTATGTTGCTAATACTCTTGAAAAATGTTGACTGGTGTGTTGTTGGAACCCCAGCACAGGCGCGACATCATTTTTGGATAGTTTGAGCAACATAGCCAACATCGACCAAAGCAgttatgttgctcagactcttcaaaaatgcgACTGGTGCCACGTTGGATCCTCCAGAGTTGATGCATTTTTAGAGGATCCAACATAGGCACgataacatttttgaagagtctgagcaacatggCCAACATTCGCCAAGCCTGTCAGATCCTCCAGAAATAGTGCATTTTTTGAAGGATTTGACAGATTTTCTTTCAGTCGAATCTAACATACGAATGTGAAAACTTTTGCAGGATAGGATTTGTGACTCAAGATGACATACTATTTCCTCACTTGACAGTGAGAGAAACACTAACGTATGCAGCTCGCCTACGACTTCCAAAGAAATTGACGAAGGAGGAGAAACAAAAACGTGCGATTGATGTTATATACGAGCTAGGACTAGAGAGGTAATATGTTTCTATACTTGACAATTTTTGTACTAATCTTAGTCTGAGCTAGAAATTTGAGTGTGCATTTCATTTTGTGAAAGCTGAATGAAGAATGTGATGTCTTAACAGATGCCAAGACACAATGATCGGTGGCTCCTTCGTTCGTGGAGTATCAGGGGGAGAACGAAAGCGTGTCTGTATAGGAAATGAGATCATAATCAACCCTTCCCTATTGTTCCTCGATGAACCTACATCGGGTTTGGATTCAACGACAGCTTTAAGGACCACTGAGATATTACACGATATCGCTGAGGTAAAGTTTCCTCTCCTGTTTTAGATATCCAAGATTTCATCATATCACGAGTTACAAGACTTACGATTTCTGTGGATGATAGGCTGGAAAGACAGTGATCACGACGATCCATCAACCGTCTAGCAGACTATTCCACAAGTTTGATAAGTTGATACTTCTTGGCAAAGGGAGTTTGCTATATTTTGGGAAGGCATCTGAGGCAATGGTCTATTTTTCCTCGATAGGATGTTCGCCTTTGATATCGATGAATCCAGCTGAATTCCTGTTGGATCTCGCGAACGGAAACTTAAACGATGTTTCTGTTCCATCAGAGTTGGAGGACAAAGTACAGATAGGGAATTCAGATAGAGAAACAGGAAATGGAAAGCCATCACCAGCAGTTGTGCAAGAGGTGAATGAAAAGCCTTCAAGCATACACTCAGCATGAATTTAATGTTCTTTTTTCGCATGTTCCTTTTGACTTTTTGAGTTTTTCGGActtatgttgctcgaactcttcaaaagtGTTGATTGGTACGTGTCAGATCTTCCAAAAGTAGTGCGGTTTTGGAGGATCCTATATTGGTGCAGGAGCATTTTTGAAAAATCCGAGCAACATACTTTTTTCTATCGTCGAGGACATAAGTTCTTTAATCTTTACAGAGAAAAAGCCTAAAGCTATCACTTAGCATGAATCTAATGTTTTCTTTCTGCTCCTTTTAACCTAAGTTGTGCGGTTTCTTCATTTTTGATGCCGCACCCATGTCTGATTCTTCAAAAATAGACTATTTCTGGCGAATCCGACATGCAGCTGTTAACATTTTTGACGAGTCCGAACAACATAGCTTTTAACTTTCTGAGTGTTTCGGCtttatgttgctcggactcgtcAAAACTGTCGACTGGTGCATGTCATATCCTCCAAGAAAGAATGCATTCTTGGAGGATCCAACACGGGCGCAACAGAACTTTTCTATAACCAATTAACACAACTAAACTTAGAAAGAGCtcaattatttttcaacaacaaatCTGCTTCAGACTCGAACAAGTTGGAGTCGACTATATGAATACTCACTGTTTTCTTTTTGATACCTGGACAGTATCTCGTGGAAGCATACGAGACGCGAGTAGCTGAGAGTGAAAAAAAGAAACTTTTGGCTCCCATGATGATTGATGAGGAGTTGAAATCTAAAATCTTTACCACAAAGAGGGAATGGGGAGCAAGCTGGTTTGAACAATACTCCATATTGTTTTGGAGAGGACTTAAAGAACGACGCCACGATTATTTTAGCTGGTTGAGAATCACTCAAGTTGTTGCAACTGCTGTTATCTTGGGCATGTTATGGTGGCAATCTGGTGGTGATAGTCCTAAACAAATGCAGGAACAGGTATGAGCCTCAGCGGTGAAACTAGGAATTTCGTTAAGTATATTTTTCAACGTTTAGTATATATAGGTATAAAAAGTAGCATTTGTCCTATATACAGTATAGTTTTCCGACAAAGGGTGTTCAACTGACCATCCGTCAGCATATAAGGCTCTAGTCTTGTAAGCACAAGATGATCAAGAAAACTCTATTTGCATCTACGCTACGACAGCGATACATGATGAATAGAGTAAAATATCAATCTCGTGTCTAATCAAAAACAGAACTTCTAAACAGTAGCGAAGCCAGAAATTTCACAAAATGTATTCAAGATTTAATATTGATGTATCAGAAGTAAATTCTGACCTGTATACGCGATATAATTTTCTATATACGCATTAATATGACCATCCTTCTCAAACTGTTATACTCATTGCAGTCGGGATTGCTGTTCTTCATCGCGGTGTTCTGGGGCTTTTTTCCAGTTTTCACAGCAATCTTCACATTTCCGCAAGAAAGGGCAATGCTGAACAAGGAAAGATCGGCTGATATGTACAGATTAAGCGCGTATTTTTTGGCTAGAACAACCAGTGACATCCCCTTGGATCTT is a genomic window containing:
- the LOC107874920 gene encoding ABC transporter G family member 22, with translation MMDKTSSTSLLRTKSDQLVEAISAAMGGGTKSSPMNGDGTVGGGSETLSRKSSRRLTGASPGRSGIGKNNTHIRKSRSAQLKFDLDEVTSGAALSRASSASLGLSFSFTGFTVPPDEIADMKPFSDDDTPEDIETGTRKMKIQAEPTLPIYLKFTEVCYKVVIKGVTSTREKEILTGISGSVDPGEVLAMMGPSGSGKTTLLSLLGGRIKEPTGGSITYNEQPYSKHLKSRIGFVTQDDILFPHLTVRETLTYAARLRLPKKLTKEEKQKRAIDVIYELGLERCQDTMIGGSFVRGVSGGERKRVCIGNEIIINPSLLFLDEPTSGLDSTTALRTTEILHDIAEAGKTVITTIHQPSSRLFHKFDKLILLGKGSLLYFGKASEAMVYFSSIGCSPLISMNPAEFLLDLANGNLNDVSVPSELEDKVQIGNSDRETGNGKPSPAVVQEYLVEAYETRVAESEKKKLLAPMMIDEELKSKIFTTKREWGASWFEQYSILFWRGLKERRHDYFSWLRITQVVATAVILGMLWWQSGGDSPKQMQEQSGLLFFIAVFWGFFPVFTAIFTFPQERAMLNKERSADMYRLSAYFLARTTSDIPLDLILPVLFILVVYFMAGLTHDACAFFLTVLTTFLCIVAAQGLGLAIGATLMDIKKATTLASVTVMTFMLAGGYFVKEVPVFISWLRYLSYNYQTYKLLLKVQYKEKNDWVDGIKVGNGVKEVSTLLAMVFGYRLLAYISLRRMKLHSGT